In Bacteroidota bacterium, one genomic interval encodes:
- a CDS encoding MmcQ/YjbR family DNA-binding protein — translation MNIETIRAICTELPGVTEDIKWGDNLCFLAGGKIFCIANLSGSHSASFKVTEEEFEEMADRPGLCPAPYLAKNKWIMAERPDAMTRTEWDRYLTQSYNLITSKLPAKTRAALSRKKNAKSKTSRKRVAASARRRARTT, via the coding sequence TTGAACATCGAAACCATACGCGCAATCTGCACAGAACTTCCCGGAGTTACGGAAGACATCAAGTGGGGGGACAACCTCTGCTTTTTGGCGGGAGGGAAGATATTTTGCATTGCAAATCTCTCCGGCAGTCATTCTGCCTCATTCAAGGTGACGGAAGAGGAATTTGAAGAAATGGCCGACAGGCCCGGCCTGTGTCCCGCTCCGTATCTGGCAAAGAACAAATGGATTATGGCGGAGAGGCCCGATGCCATGACCCGCACTGAGTGGGATCGATATCTCACACAGTCCTACAATCTCATTACATCGAAACTCCCTGCGAAGACACGCGCAGCATTATCCAGGAAGAAGAATGCAAAATCCAAAACATCTCGAAAGCGAGTCGCTGCATCAGCTCGCCGCCGCGCTCGCACGACTTGA
- a CDS encoding prohibitin family protein yields the protein MLFILTLLIAIGAFLSWRSARQKVVQENNPLYARSAGLAAAVGAFFTLATIAQAFTVIPAGHVGVVNFFGIVSPRTLPAGINLVNPLANVIKFSIQTKELKENMEVLSKEGLTIRLEISALYRLDPDSAARVYQTISGGDFEEIVLKPQFRSVSRAVTASFQASALYSTERERLGENIQKELSRMVSPRGIIIETTPLRNVGLPSQLTEAIEQKQRADQEAQRMEFILLKEKQEADRKRIEAQGIADFQKIVAAGISEQLLRWKGIEATEKLAASNNAKVVIVGAGKDGLPIILDTK from the coding sequence ATGCTATTCATTCTCACACTATTGATCGCCATCGGGGCATTTCTCTCGTGGCGCTCGGCACGTCAAAAGGTTGTACAGGAAAACAACCCGCTGTATGCCCGTTCGGCCGGATTGGCTGCCGCTGTTGGCGCGTTCTTCACGCTGGCAACAATCGCGCAGGCATTTACAGTTATCCCCGCGGGTCACGTCGGGGTCGTGAACTTCTTCGGGATTGTTTCTCCGCGAACGCTTCCCGCCGGGATCAACCTCGTGAACCCGCTTGCGAATGTCATCAAGTTCTCGATTCAGACGAAAGAGCTGAAGGAGAACATGGAAGTCCTCTCGAAGGAAGGTCTCACAATCAGACTCGAGATCAGCGCGCTCTACCGGCTTGATCCGGACTCGGCGGCACGCGTCTATCAGACAATCAGCGGTGGCGATTTTGAGGAAATTGTGCTGAAGCCGCAATTCCGGTCGGTCAGCCGCGCGGTGACGGCAAGCTTCCAGGCAAGCGCGCTGTATTCAACCGAACGTGAACGTCTCGGTGAAAACATCCAGAAGGAGCTTTCGCGCATGGTGAGCCCGCGCGGAATCATCATCGAAACAACCCCGTTACGTAATGTGGGACTCCCCTCACAACTGACGGAAGCCATCGAGCAAAAGCAGCGCGCCGACCAAGAGGCACAACGGATGGAGTTCATTTTGTTGAAGGAAAAACAGGAAGCTGATCGCAAGCGCATTGAGGCCCAGGGTATTGCAGATTTCCAGAAGATCGTCGCCGCGGGGATCAGCGAGCAGTTGCTGCGCTGGAAGGGCATCGAGGCAACGGAAAAGTTGGCCGCCTCGAACAATGCCAAGGTGGTGATCGTCGGCGCCGGCAAAGACGGGCTGCCGATTATTCTGGATACGAAGTAA
- a CDS encoding deoxyribonuclease IV, which yields MLLGAHMSTVGGVHTAFERGTRIGCTTMQVFVKNNNQWAGKPQTQEDINLYKSEEAKAAIAPVVAHAAYLINLCSTNAGVLKKSRTAFEDELRRCEGFGIKALIFHPGAHLGAGEEEGIKRIAESLNLVHERTRGFRPLSTLECTAGQGSAIGYRFEHLRGIIDLVDEKDRMAVCLDTCHLFAAGYNIGTEDGWNDTIKQFDEIVGLDRLVAIHTNDSKKALGSRVDRHEHIGRGMIGLKGFRMLMNDDRLADIPKILETEKSDDMHEDEENMNVLKSLRHLPDSKGV from the coding sequence ATCCTTCTCGGCGCACACATGTCCACCGTTGGCGGTGTGCATACGGCATTCGAGCGCGGCACACGCATCGGCTGCACGACGATGCAAGTGTTTGTCAAGAACAACAACCAATGGGCAGGCAAGCCTCAAACGCAGGAAGACATCAACCTCTACAAATCCGAAGAAGCAAAAGCGGCAATTGCCCCCGTTGTTGCTCATGCCGCCTATCTCATCAACCTCTGCTCGACAAACGCCGGCGTTCTGAAAAAATCCCGCACCGCATTTGAAGACGAGTTGAGACGTTGCGAAGGATTCGGCATCAAAGCGCTTATCTTCCATCCCGGCGCACATCTTGGTGCTGGAGAGGAGGAGGGCATCAAACGTATTGCCGAGTCGCTGAATCTCGTTCACGAAAGAACGAGAGGCTTCCGACCCCTTAGCACGCTGGAATGCACGGCCGGACAAGGCAGCGCAATCGGATATCGCTTCGAGCATCTTCGCGGAATTATTGATTTGGTTGATGAGAAAGATCGCATGGCAGTCTGCCTCGATACATGCCATCTCTTCGCCGCCGGATACAACATTGGAACTGAAGATGGTTGGAATGACACGATCAAACAGTTTGATGAGATTGTTGGATTGGATCGCCTGGTTGCCATTCACACCAACGACTCGAAGAAAGCCCTCGGCTCCCGCGTTGACCGGCACGAACATATCGGCAGGGGGATGATCGGACTGAAGGGTTTCCGGATGCTGATGAACGACGATCGACTTGCTGATATTCCCAAAATCCTCGAAACAGAAAAAAGCGATGATATGCACGAGGATGAGGAGAATATGAACGTCCTGAAATCATTGAGGCATCTGCCGGATTCTAAAGGCGTTTAA
- a CDS encoding HlyC/CorC family transporter, producing MSIIAFEVLIIVFLTIFNGVFAMSEIAIVSARKARLQQWAEKGNKKAREALELSNKPEEFLSTVQVGITLVGVLAGAFGGATIAQHLAAAIATTPQLVPYAETIAVGLVVIAITYLSLILGELVPKRIALNNAERIAAFIAPPMRVLSRLALPAVWFLNFSSNTLLRLFRFQPTKEPPVTEDEIRILVRQGTDAGVIDGDERDIIERVFQLGGRGVSGIMTPRNNLVVFYVSDSAEQLRRKIAESGHALFPLCEESLDNVLGVVRTQDLLAQMLAGKAPDLKAIVHQPLFLPDSVESMKLLEEFKKTGNDTALLLDEYGGLQGLVTPTDILKALLGGVSYHAIPKATLRADGSWLVDGMLSLEEFKDVLKIEHLPEREERAFETVGGFIMDLLGRIPAAGDVARWGRFRFEILHMDERRVDKIIVTQLPQEE from the coding sequence ATGTCAATTATCGCGTTTGAAGTTCTCATCATCGTCTTCCTGACGATATTCAACGGTGTGTTTGCGATGTCGGAGATTGCCATTGTCTCGGCTCGCAAAGCCCGTTTGCAACAATGGGCGGAGAAAGGAAATAAGAAGGCACGCGAGGCACTGGAATTATCCAACAAGCCGGAGGAATTCCTTTCCACCGTGCAGGTCGGAATCACCCTCGTGGGAGTTCTTGCCGGCGCATTCGGCGGTGCAACGATTGCGCAGCATTTGGCCGCGGCGATTGCGACTACACCGCAACTGGTACCCTACGCCGAAACCATTGCCGTCGGGCTGGTGGTTATTGCCATTACGTATCTGTCTCTGATACTCGGCGAGTTGGTGCCGAAACGGATCGCGCTCAACAACGCTGAGCGGATCGCTGCGTTCATTGCTCCCCCGATGCGGGTCCTTTCCCGGCTGGCGCTTCCCGCTGTCTGGTTTCTGAACTTCTCCAGCAATACACTCCTCCGGCTCTTTCGGTTTCAACCGACCAAAGAGCCTCCGGTGACGGAAGACGAGATCAGGATCCTTGTCCGGCAGGGCACGGATGCGGGCGTTATTGATGGCGACGAACGCGATATTATCGAGCGCGTGTTCCAGCTGGGAGGGCGGGGCGTCAGCGGCATTATGACGCCGCGTAACAATCTTGTTGTGTTCTATGTTTCGGATTCCGCCGAACAGCTTCGGCGAAAGATAGCGGAATCCGGCCACGCGTTGTTTCCTTTGTGCGAAGAATCCCTCGACAACGTTCTGGGCGTTGTCCGGACACAAGACCTGCTCGCGCAAATGCTCGCCGGAAAGGCCCCCGACCTTAAAGCCATCGTGCATCAGCCGTTGTTCCTCCCCGATTCTGTCGAGAGCATGAAGCTGCTGGAGGAGTTCAAGAAAACAGGCAACGATACAGCGCTTCTTCTTGATGAGTATGGAGGACTGCAAGGTCTCGTCACCCCCACCGATATTCTGAAAGCGCTGTTGGGTGGAGTCTCCTATCACGCAATCCCGAAGGCAACGTTGCGGGCCGACGGCTCATGGCTGGTGGACGGGATGTTATCGCTTGAGGAATTCAAGGACGTGCTGAAGATTGAGCATCTGCCCGAGAGGGAAGAACGCGCTTTTGAAACGGTGGGCGGATTTATCATGGATTTGCTCGGCCGCATACCCGCTGCGGGCGATGTCGCCCGGTGGGGGCGGTTCCGTTTTGAGATTCTTCACATGGATGAACGCCGGGTCGACAAGATCATTGTCACCCAGCTTCCTCAAGAGGAATAA
- a CDS encoding S46 family peptidase, with translation MNKRALVLAILFSFSALQVNADEGMWLLDSISKLPMDGMKRAGLELTPEQIFSNTHPSVKDAIVLLPGGTGGFVSAEGLIVTNHHIAFAGIQELSSVSDDYLKNGFLAASRDKELSTSYTAEIVQTITDVTAEVFSATTDQMSEDERDRAIRSKRKEIEDRMQDSTNLACRVTDMYGGVKYYLFTSLQLKDVRLVYAPPEAIGVFGGETDNWTWPRHTGDFAFMRAYTGPDGKPAKYSESNIPYTPRKFLPISLDGVPEGSFAMIMGFPGRTFRYREASSIQLSQEVALPLTNELFTLRTGIIERWGHRDRAIAIKYASKHRRLANTQKNSVGTLEGLKRTGLVATKKAEESQLAAYISSDTEAAKKYGNLLADLKAANDELRSSAVKNVFSNNVNTGVELFMIAARFGTYVNSLKKDDAGNMRDAEEKDRQPVRDFLGGLFKDFDVNVDKEMLSTMILKNAELPENQQVKAFAEIYGRRTGNDRERKVREFVDELYDDTRLAKQEDAEKLLMRKPSAILGDDAIVFYRKYAAEASAVSSVYQSVLRKINSLRTKYVEAWLEWKNTDVTYPDANRTIRFTYGTVQPLAPRDAVLYSTVTTLAGVMEKESDTNEEFHVPAKLKELWHKKDFGRYADPKLNDVPVAFISDLDITGGNSGSPVINGKGELIGCAFDGNWEGVVGDYIFEDRLNRCISVDSRYMLFVLDKFSGGEHILKELVIRQAGATSSL, from the coding sequence ATGAATAAGCGCGCATTGGTGCTGGCCATACTGTTTTCATTTTCCGCGTTACAGGTGAACGCGGACGAAGGCATGTGGCTGCTCGACTCCATCAGCAAACTGCCGATGGATGGAATGAAAAGGGCCGGCCTCGAATTGACGCCGGAACAAATCTTCAGCAACACGCATCCGAGTGTGAAGGATGCAATTGTTCTTCTCCCCGGCGGCACCGGCGGATTTGTTTCCGCCGAGGGTTTGATTGTCACAAATCATCATATTGCGTTTGCCGGAATTCAAGAGTTAAGCTCCGTTTCCGACGACTATCTGAAGAACGGTTTTCTCGCGGCAAGCCGCGACAAAGAACTTTCGACATCCTACACAGCCGAAATCGTTCAAACCATCACCGACGTGACCGCCGAGGTGTTTTCGGCGACCACCGATCAGATGAGTGAGGATGAACGCGATCGGGCAATCCGTTCCAAACGAAAAGAGATTGAAGATCGCATGCAAGACAGTACGAATCTCGCATGCCGCGTTACCGATATGTATGGCGGCGTCAAGTATTACCTGTTTACTTCACTTCAGTTGAAGGATGTCCGGCTCGTCTATGCCCCACCGGAGGCAATTGGCGTGTTCGGCGGCGAAACGGATAACTGGACGTGGCCGCGGCATACCGGCGACTTCGCATTCATGCGCGCCTACACAGGGCCCGACGGAAAGCCAGCCAAATATTCAGAGTCGAACATCCCCTACACGCCAAGAAAATTTCTCCCCATTTCACTGGATGGCGTGCCTGAAGGTTCGTTCGCGATGATCATGGGTTTTCCGGGAAGAACGTTCCGTTACCGCGAAGCGTCATCCATTCAACTCTCTCAAGAAGTAGCCCTGCCCCTCACGAACGAGCTCTTCACGCTGCGGACGGGAATCATCGAGCGCTGGGGACACAGGGATCGGGCTATCGCCATCAAGTATGCGTCGAAGCACCGCCGTCTCGCCAACACGCAGAAGAACTCCGTCGGCACACTGGAAGGACTGAAACGCACCGGACTTGTTGCAACGAAGAAGGCGGAGGAATCACAACTTGCCGCCTACATTTCCTCCGATACTGAGGCAGCGAAGAAGTACGGCAATCTTCTTGCAGATTTGAAAGCAGCAAACGACGAACTCCGTTCCTCCGCCGTGAAGAATGTGTTCTCCAACAACGTGAACACCGGCGTGGAGTTGTTCATGATTGCAGCGCGGTTCGGAACGTATGTGAATTCTCTCAAAAAGGATGATGCAGGAAATATGCGCGATGCAGAAGAGAAAGATCGTCAACCGGTGCGCGATTTCCTTGGCGGATTGTTCAAGGATTTCGATGTGAATGTTGATAAGGAAATGTTGTCTACGATGATTCTGAAGAATGCCGAACTGCCCGAGAATCAGCAAGTAAAGGCATTTGCCGAAATCTACGGACGAAGAACCGGGAACGACCGCGAGCGGAAAGTTCGTGAGTTTGTCGATGAATTGTACGACGATACACGCCTTGCGAAGCAAGAAGATGCGGAAAAGTTGTTGATGCGAAAGCCTTCCGCCATTCTGGGCGATGATGCGATTGTCTTCTACCGGAAATACGCCGCCGAAGCCTCTGCCGTTTCTTCAGTATATCAAAGTGTGTTGCGCAAAATCAACAGCCTCCGCACGAAGTACGTTGAAGCGTGGCTTGAATGGAAGAACACCGACGTGACATATCCCGATGCAAACCGGACGATTCGCTTTACCTACGGAACAGTCCAGCCGCTTGCTCCGCGGGATGCCGTTCTGTACAGTACAGTTACAACACTTGCGGGCGTCATGGAGAAGGAGTCGGACACGAACGAGGAGTTTCATGTTCCGGCAAAGCTGAAAGAACTCTGGCACAAAAAGGACTTCGGCCGCTACGCCGACCCGAAACTGAATGACGTTCCCGTTGCGTTCATCTCCGATCTCGACATCACCGGCGGCAACTCCGGCAGTCCGGTGATTAACGGGAAGGGCGAGTTGATTGGCTGTGCATTCGACGGAAACTGGGAAGGGGTTGTTGGCGACTACATCTTTGAAGATCGTCTGAATCGCTGCATCAGCGTCGATTCGCGCTACATGCTGTTTGTGCTGGACAAGTTCTCCGGAGGCGAACACATCCTGAAAGAACTCGTGATTCGTCAGGCAGGCGCGACCTCCTCGTTGTAA
- a CDS encoding T9SS type A sorting domain-containing protein, with translation MISRGAFRLFSLSIALMFALPPARADEPLRTLQAFGVAVQHGQPVYPLPANVALGLYDPDPLLDLAYYHEGRVQVWRNLGNGTFGSVPVYEQPVSGVVERIEFKKRRMWTETIFDINSWSDLVLTFVDGHVQTISYEWMNNSYRGFAAMPQQTSGFPPLNFTEVWRSERNPGPARYLHIGDIDNDGRMELTYNVVDSASNFERLTVFENYGHGQYRVEWDSLMSSGSAFAITDMDNDGRKEIVVTYLTQGGGAVGFLECFGEGQFRFYQSNIGFDRPPFRARQTDIDRDGISELTLLTSDPNRLFDRTLIYVAKYSGKFPSGNGWIMTFSSQELARYQGYAFDMAVGQVDGQGREEIIPAGGSFGFHEPAPIDYLWYSGIPGPELWRTRRIHTGLQSGTGAVMFVNLDADTTMEFVSGAPGPVGHGSMFALKYVSDTTWSVLWADSSLRSAPLWVNSGWLNGRFVAAGANVWTSGMDTMYGELHAYESLGNKVGVWHRDSISIQQFHLLDVDWDGRTNLVFAQASHLQGHRLVDYESDTVVVTVNPSPDMPQRYALHQNYPNPFNPATQIRFDLPQNSFVDLQVYDIVGREMRALVSEEVVGGSHTVTWNGTNQKGGAVSSGVYFYRMSVRNRLGTYYIETKKMLLLR, from the coding sequence ATGATTTCGCGCGGAGCTTTCCGTCTGTTTAGTCTTTCCATTGCTCTCATGTTTGCTCTGCCTCCGGCGAGAGCTGACGAACCTCTGAGAACTCTTCAGGCCTTCGGCGTTGCAGTACAGCACGGCCAGCCCGTCTATCCCCTTCCTGCCAATGTCGCCCTTGGTCTGTACGACCCCGACCCGCTGCTTGACCTTGCCTATTACCACGAGGGCAGAGTTCAAGTTTGGCGCAACTTGGGCAACGGGACGTTCGGGAGTGTGCCGGTGTACGAACAACCCGTAAGCGGAGTGGTCGAGAGGATAGAGTTCAAAAAGCGACGGATGTGGACAGAAACCATCTTTGATATCAACAGTTGGAGTGATTTGGTTCTGACGTTTGTCGATGGGCACGTGCAAACGATTTCGTATGAGTGGATGAACAACTCGTACCGGGGTTTTGCCGCGATGCCACAACAAACAAGTGGTTTCCCGCCGCTCAACTTTACGGAGGTATGGCGAAGCGAACGCAATCCCGGACCTGCACGTTACCTGCATATTGGAGACATCGACAACGATGGGAGAATGGAACTAACGTACAATGTTGTTGACAGTGCGAGCAACTTTGAGAGACTAACCGTGTTTGAGAACTATGGACATGGCCAGTACCGTGTGGAATGGGATTCGTTGATGTCATCCGGTTCAGCATTTGCAATCACTGATATGGATAACGATGGTCGGAAGGAAATTGTTGTGACATACCTTACGCAGGGTGGTGGCGCAGTCGGGTTTCTGGAATGCTTCGGCGAGGGACAGTTCAGGTTCTATCAATCGAACATCGGCTTCGACCGGCCGCCGTTCCGTGCACGGCAAACGGATATCGATCGCGACGGGATCAGCGAACTCACACTGTTAACCAGTGATCCCAACAGGCTTTTTGATCGCACGCTGATTTATGTCGCGAAATACTCCGGCAAGTTTCCAAGTGGCAACGGCTGGATTATGACGTTCAGTTCGCAGGAGCTGGCGCGGTATCAAGGTTATGCGTTTGACATGGCAGTGGGTCAGGTGGACGGCCAGGGACGTGAAGAGATCATTCCTGCCGGCGGCTCATTTGGTTTTCACGAGCCCGCTCCCATAGACTATCTCTGGTACAGCGGCATACCCGGGCCGGAGTTGTGGCGTACACGACGGATTCACACCGGCCTTCAGTCCGGGACGGGTGCGGTCATGTTTGTCAACCTCGATGCCGACACGACGATGGAATTCGTTAGCGGCGCGCCGGGGCCTGTAGGACATGGTTCCATGTTTGCGTTGAAGTATGTGTCGGATACAACATGGAGTGTGCTGTGGGCTGATTCGTCCTTGCGAAGCGCACCTCTGTGGGTAAACTCAGGTTGGTTGAACGGGCGGTTTGTTGCCGCAGGAGCGAATGTGTGGACAAGCGGCATGGACACTATGTACGGCGAGTTACACGCGTACGAATCATTGGGGAACAAAGTTGGAGTATGGCACAGGGATTCAATTTCCATTCAGCAATTTCACCTGTTAGATGTGGATTGGGACGGTAGGACGAATCTTGTTTTCGCACAAGCATCACATTTGCAAGGTCATCGTCTTGTTGATTATGAGAGCGATACGGTTGTTGTTACAGTGAATCCATCGCCGGACATGCCTCAGAGGTATGCACTTCATCAGAACTATCCTAATCCATTCAACCCCGCCACTCAAATCCGTTTCGATCTCCCACAGAACTCGTTTGTTGATCTTCAAGTCTATGATATTGTGGGCAGAGAGATGAGAGCCCTTGTGTCAGAGGAAGTTGTGGGAGGGTCACACACTGTCACATGGAACGGAACAAATCAGAAAGGAGGTGCAGTCAGTAGTGGCGTCTACTTCTACCGCATGTCGGTACGAAATAGACTGGGGACATACTACATAGAAACGAAAAAGATGCTGTTGCTTCGGTAG
- a CDS encoding T9SS type A sorting domain-containing protein: MKRLMMLFALFVLFVSSTLLAQDEEETLTTFFLDTPITVYISSSSIPSCQAALSFDLETINEDGFLDVAFGRAIGSSEPNRYGIENYNNGSGEFPNGDAEFFFRLGYCEVPSQINNLVFGKLRSNVPRKDLAFLCDDSTFIFLNTGNGMEAPRNQALVGKATDGSWGAFDYTDDYEDLVVTNGANEVRIYRSLNNGTVDANPIFTSSIAATKVVLAQVNKSIYEANETNKWDLVSFFGNILSIRLNDNNNGFNSPDTINIGDGISDVAVGDLNDDGYNDIAVASYSNGSVRVYLNNTSGAINHTPAWIGSNIYANRVVIGDLGSPGDAEKNDGLNDLVTSHPQLIRRVFINDGSGDFIQEQYIGGSPSASVGKILLADVQNTGGLSLVYREIYSPIGGPTTMDIKILHHVGDPAPAPPKNVSVVSVPRGYGNYNDAKITWRANIERDLAGYVLERRITGVCGNGNWYVLTQLDESTTEYIDEISTVGGNNCLAEYRLKAFDAEDNYSDASAVVQIGFGSDIWKANTDQGNNPRVFALHPASPNPFNPSTQIRFDVPEDSHVSLNVIDVLGRKVAEIVNHNYAAGYHSTTWSAANLASGVYFLRFEASDGNGIVKFSKMSKLVLTK, encoded by the coding sequence ATGAAACGCCTTATGATGTTGTTTGCGCTGTTTGTTCTCTTTGTCTCATCAACTCTCCTCGCTCAGGATGAGGAGGAAACGCTGACGACGTTTTTCCTTGACACGCCGATTACTGTGTACATTTCATCGAGCAGCATACCTTCGTGCCAAGCTGCCCTTTCGTTTGACCTCGAAACTATCAATGAGGATGGGTTTCTCGATGTTGCCTTTGGAAGGGCCATCGGCTCAAGCGAACCTAACCGATATGGGATTGAAAACTACAACAACGGGTCAGGAGAATTCCCAAATGGGGATGCTGAGTTCTTCTTTCGGTTGGGCTACTGCGAAGTACCGAGTCAGATCAATAATCTTGTGTTCGGCAAACTCCGATCGAATGTGCCAAGAAAAGACCTTGCGTTCCTCTGTGACGACAGCACGTTCATATTTCTGAATACCGGGAATGGGATGGAGGCCCCGCGAAATCAAGCGTTAGTTGGGAAGGCGACGGACGGTAGTTGGGGTGCGTTCGACTACACAGATGACTATGAGGATTTGGTTGTTACAAATGGGGCAAATGAAGTCAGAATATACAGAAGCCTGAACAATGGTACTGTTGACGCAAACCCCATCTTCACTTCATCGATTGCCGCGACAAAGGTTGTGTTGGCGCAGGTGAACAAAAGCATTTATGAGGCCAATGAAACGAACAAGTGGGACCTCGTCTCTTTCTTCGGGAACATCCTCTCTATCCGTCTCAACGACAACAACAACGGCTTCAACTCGCCTGACACGATTAATATCGGAGACGGAATAAGTGATGTAGCAGTGGGAGACTTGAATGATGATGGGTACAATGACATTGCGGTCGCGAGTTATTCAAACGGTTCCGTGCGGGTGTATCTGAATAACACATCCGGTGCAATCAATCACACGCCGGCTTGGATCGGATCAAACATCTATGCTAATCGCGTTGTCATCGGCGATCTGGGCTCACCCGGTGATGCAGAGAAAAACGACGGTCTGAATGATCTCGTCACCTCACATCCTCAGCTTATCAGGCGAGTGTTCATAAATGATGGAAGTGGAGACTTCATTCAGGAACAGTATATCGGTGGCAGCCCCAGCGCCTCGGTTGGAAAGATCCTCCTCGCTGATGTGCAGAACACAGGGGGATTGAGCCTCGTGTACCGTGAAATATACTCGCCCATTGGCGGGCCGACGACAATGGACATCAAAATACTTCATCATGTAGGCGACCCTGCTCCTGCCCCACCTAAAAACGTTAGCGTTGTCTCCGTTCCCAGAGGATACGGCAATTACAACGATGCAAAGATCACGTGGCGTGCCAACATCGAACGGGATCTCGCGGGCTACGTCCTGGAACGTCGCATCACCGGCGTGTGCGGAAACGGAAACTGGTATGTGCTGACGCAACTCGATGAGTCAACTACGGAATATATCGATGAGATTTCAACCGTGGGCGGAAACAACTGCCTAGCAGAGTACAGGCTAAAGGCATTCGATGCGGAGGATAATTACTCCGACGCCTCCGCGGTGGTGCAAATCGGATTCGGCAGTGACATTTGGAAAGCAAATACGGATCAAGGCAACAATCCCCGGGTCTTTGCTCTCCATCCGGCGTCTCCCAATCCCTTCAATCCCTCCACACAAATCAGGTTCGATGTGCCGGAGGATAGCCATGTGTCGCTGAATGTGATTGACGTTTTGGGAAGGAAGGTTGCTGAGATCGTGAATCACAATTACGCTGCCGGCTACCATTCAACAACGTGGAGCGCTGCCAATCTTGCCAGCGGGGTGTATTTTCTCCGCTTCGAGGCAAGTGATGGAAATGGCATAGTCAAGTTCTCAAAGATGAGCAAGCTTGTGCTGACAAAGTGA
- a CDS encoding aspartate aminotransferase family protein translates to MQNPKHLESESLHQLAAALARLDSGFLNLPSFTASTGEPGRLEHVLAEVAERMQNNYPYFHPLYAGQMLKPPHPVARAAYALAMWINPNNHALDGGRASSAMEKEAVAEIAAMFGLKEHLGHLTGGGTMANLEALWVASRVRPGVVVASTQAHYTHSRISAVLGLKFESIPCDRNGRMDVAALKRRLEAGGVGTVVATIGTTATGSVDPLPEIVELRNTYNFRLHADAAYGGYFILTENLDEHARHVYDHLGEADSIVIDPHKHGLQPYGCGCVIFRDPAVGRLYKHDSPYTYFSSGDLHLGEISLECSRPGAAAVALWATQKLLPLTKGGEFAAMLGSGREAALKLYDKLRHDARFIPAFNPELDIVVWAIRAASVSEASTIARGIFHEAAKASLHLALAELPVEFFDVSGMKKERETILCLRSVLMKPEHNEWVDRIWEILDRVATKVVQS, encoded by the coding sequence ATGCAAAATCCAAAACATCTCGAAAGCGAGTCGCTGCATCAGCTCGCCGCCGCGCTCGCACGACTTGATTCCGGGTTCCTGAATCTCCCGTCGTTTACCGCTTCGACCGGCGAACCCGGACGGCTTGAGCACGTTCTTGCCGAAGTTGCAGAACGCATGCAGAACAACTATCCCTACTTCCATCCGTTGTATGCGGGACAGATGCTGAAGCCGCCGCATCCGGTGGCGCGGGCGGCATACGCGCTGGCAATGTGGATCAACCCGAACAACCACGCGCTCGACGGTGGCCGCGCAAGCTCGGCGATGGAAAAGGAAGCCGTTGCGGAAATTGCCGCGATGTTCGGATTGAAGGAACATCTCGGCCACCTCACGGGCGGCGGCACGATGGCGAATCTTGAAGCGCTTTGGGTTGCAAGCCGGGTTCGTCCCGGTGTTGTTGTCGCCTCGACGCAAGCGCATTACACGCACAGCCGCATCAGCGCAGTTCTCGGACTGAAGTTTGAATCTATTCCGTGTGACCGCAACGGACGGATGGATGTTGCGGCGCTGAAGCGAAGACTTGAAGCCGGGGGCGTCGGGACAGTCGTTGCAACCATCGGCACAACGGCGACCGGCTCTGTTGATCCTCTGCCGGAGATCGTGGAGTTGAGGAACACGTACAACTTCCGTCTGCATGCCGACGCGGCGTACGGCGGATATTTCATTCTTACAGAGAATCTCGATGAACACGCCCGACATGTGTATGATCATCTCGGCGAAGCAGACTCCATCGTCATTGATCCGCATAAGCACGGCCTGCAACCGTACGGCTGCGGGTGCGTGATCTTCCGTGACCCTGCGGTCGGCAGGCTCTACAAGCATGATTCGCCGTACACGTATTTCAGTTCCGGTGATTTGCATTTAGGCGAGATAAGTCTCGAATGTTCGCGTCCCGGCGCGGCGGCGGTTGCGTTATGGGCGACGCAGAAACTTCTGCCGTTAACGAAAGGTGGAGAGTTTGCAGCCATGCTCGGCAGCGGGCGCGAGGCGGCGTTGAAACTGTACGACAAGCTGCGTCACGATGCGAGGTTCATTCCTGCTTTCAATCCTGAACTCGATATTGTTGTGTGGGCGATTCGCGCTGCAAGCGTCAGCGAGGCTTCTACCATCGCCCGAGGAATTTTTCACGAAGCAGCGAAGGCAAGCCTTCATCTCGCTCTTGCTGAGTTGCCGGTCGAGTTCTTCGATGTGTCGGGAATGAAGAAGGAGAGAGAGACAATTCTCTGTCTCCGCTCGGTTCTCATGAAGCCCGAGCATAACGAATGGGTTGATCGGATATGGGAGATTCTTGATAGAGTGGCGACGAAAGTGGTGCAATCCTGA